The Labrus mixtus chromosome 18, fLabMix1.1, whole genome shotgun sequence DNA segment AGTTTTGAAATGGGCCAATAgttatttaaatttgttttatcCACACCCTTATGCAGTGGGACTATATGAGTGTTCTTCTAGACCTGAGGAATAACCCCAGTAGAAATGGAAAGATTCAATACATATGTATTTTGCTCAGCTATCATTAAAATACTTGTGTTAAATTCAATTGAATCCACAATTTATTTGAAATGGgataatacattttgtttaagaAGGAAGACTTTATTTGctcattattattttgtatagattaaacctttctcttttttgcaTTAGGCTGATTTTCCTAGCATCAGCTTACAGCTTGGCAAAACAAACTCTTATTTTTGACACTGGTACAAGATGTTTTCGGttgaaaaaacctgtttctgttCTCCTAAATTTAACCAGTATTGTTCATTAAGGAgtgttatatttttattgtcCAGATAAAATGTCCTCCACTGAGGGTCTGTCTATGGGACTCTGACAGCAGTGAGAGAACAGCACCCTCCCATGTTCGTCCAAAACAAAGTCGCCTCccagctgaaaaacacagaggaagcaAAATCATTAAAGGATTATATGAGGACGTTATCTTTAGAGACAgtataacatgaaaaaaacttTATATCTGAACTTAGATGTCTGTTTTGCTTCACTTACAAAGATAGATGAATGCATTGCTTATCATAACACTGACAGAGTGCCTGTGCATGCATGTTCGCGTATGTgcttgcagctgcagcaggaaagaAGATTGAGGAGAGGGCATCACGCTGGCCTTTATCACATATCTCCTGACCTGATCTTATTTTACATTCGGTAAAATAAGATTAAATGTTCGGCAGGCCAGGAAatactttgtaaaaaaaaagggtgtacTTTGCAGAGGGCAAACAGCAGGAGCACAAGgccctttttttgtctgtgtgcacaTGCCTGTTAACTGGTGTAGTAATCAGTGCTTTAACACcactttttctgcttcttccatctaaaatgttcttgtttgaACATGAAGCAGCGAGCATCATTTTTACCTGAAACATGTCGTCTTGAATGGAGGGAAGGCCTCTTGGAAATTCCATGTTGTCCACCACATATTCAGCATAGAGCAGCATGTTACTGAAGCTCAACACTTTCTTCAACGATGCTCCAAGGCCGAATGCCGTGTACATCTGCAAGCTCAACAGAGTAGTGAGGTGTCAAGTCAGATTGTCACAATACCTGATACCCGgtactaaaataaaaatgataatcaATAAATCTTTCTGTTAAAGTGATGCACTATTATTTGAAATATCTCAGTTGTAGGCATGAGCcttcacaataaacacattgcaaTTAATAAGAAAACTGTTTCATGTAAACCAGCACGACTTTTTCACTCAGAATGTAGCAAATTTACCCATTGGATGAAGGCCATGCTTTCAAACTATTGTTGAAGATAAGATGTAGCTCAGGCCAGTTATTAGCTAATGAGCTACCCTCAGACTAATTCAAAATCATTTAGTTGTGGAAAACATTCTTCTTGGAATTATTTTTGGATTGAGGAGGAACCAGTTACAAACACAAGCATCGTGTAAAAGAGGAAGAACATAGAAACTGAGTGAAAGCTAAAATGtttatcttttgtttatttattgcacttcATGTTGTCATTGCAGTATTCAACAATGTCATCGTCCATCGTAGATTTCTCTCATACCATGCAGGCCTATTCTGTACCACGCAGAAAAATCACGCTGAACACATAAAGTGCGAGAACTTTCCCATCCGTACACATTGCCGTCACAGAAAAGTAACAACATGTTAAAAGTATTAGTATCATTAAAAGAATAAAGGTGCAactaacataaaaaataattccTATCAATTATCGATAATAAGCCCTGGGTCCAAAGTTGGGACTCTAAAAAAGTTGCTgtctgacatttcttttttagtcTCTCACCTCTTTGATGTCTGTTTGACCGAAAGTGGAGCTGAGCGTATGTCTGTAATCTTTAAGGATCTTATTAAGGTATCAAAGTGTCAGACAATCCAATTATGAAGTGCGTATATTATATATACGTATTATCATTGTGTGttgatgacctctgacctttctgTCAGAATCCAAAAGCATGTCGTACTGACAGCCGGTCTCCTTCAGCCAGTGTGAAGCTCCCTCCTGACAGCCAAATGAAATGACCAACACTTGAATTGAGTGTGAATCCAGGgagcactgaaaaaaaaagggcataTACAGTGACAATTTAGATTCATATCAGACTGTATTTTACAACTGTTGTGATAGAAGGGTGATAAAAGCATCATAAAGAGTGGTCTAGTTCATGGATGTCATGACCCTTTAGTGATTAAACGCTTCTGTTCTCCTGGCTGTATTAAACAGAGAACGAAACAACAATAATCACTTCTAAGATCCATCCCTCAAAACTGACGTGTTCTCGAGCTTTTAAAGAAAGAATTTGATCAGGAACTTTTCAGGTTTCTCTTTCTGATGATACTGAACTTATTAACTTCACTGTTATCAGtctgcaaacagagagaaatcaTTTACCCATGATCAGTTGATTATGAACTAAGAGCCACTTACAGAACAGTGATTCTACATATTACGGAAGAAAGTGATCTAGATTTGAAATTGTAAATCAATTTTAAaagtgatggagaaaaaaatgtaaaagattatCATTTACAGCATAGCATATAAAAAAAGGGCTTATCTTTTTTATCTGAGAAATttctttaaacacttttacaagtTTTCAATTTTTCAATCATACCaaacatctctccactaaataaactgtaaaagtACACTAGTAGTCTTTGTATGTATACAGGAGGAAAGGTCACTGAAGCCACGTTTCCATTATTTAGAGTAGACCAACATTTGGAGTGATTATTTCACTGTTTCATGATTTTACTCCGGGAATTGTAAAAATGCATCTTTCATAAGATTGCAtgactgttttatttctttatactGAGGCCTGAAATATctgtttcaaatgaaaataaaatagtcCAGAAACATCATAGAGCatcaaacatctgttttttatgcaagaacaaacatgaattttcaaatatattttcagtATGTTGGTATGATACTGGCACTGGTATGGCTTCAATCTGAATGTGTAGACTTAAagcctttgtctttgttttatctaTAAAACATGAAGTACTGTTTTTAATATTAAGTCTCCAGTCTTGTTTACCTGATGTTTCTCCAGCTCTTTCAGATGGAGACGGCACAGTAGACAGGAGAACTGACGGATCAACACCAGCAGGATCTTTTGACCTCTCCCAAAATATTTCTCTAACGTCACTTTTCTACAAAATAAAGTACAATTCTTCTGTGCAAAATaagtgacaacaacacaatagtTTTGGcagaacagaacaaaaacataaagcatTACTCTCATTTTGTGCCcactttttatgaattaaaacaatacattaCTGACAGGGATTTCAACAAATATTTGAAGGACATTAGAAAAAATTAATTCCTGTCCCTTTTGCATAAAACGAGGTAATTAACAAGGTAATTAACCctttgagatcaagatct contains these protein-coding regions:
- the LOC132992897 gene encoding uncharacterized protein LOC132992897, which codes for MAFRADATAASCSKALTAFVEDGKALLDLAKKESGEGSLLEFIRQKIRIEQQQSLLGLIEAGAALYRSLCVQRKKDAEDLWRKSTHRATLQGALQDFQELEVQWDAFLQHLDDELQLAVQTLDDTEQIKCISPDTSLIDARTGEKVTLEKYFGRGQKILLVLIRQFSCLLCRLHLKELEKHQCSLDSHSIQVLVISFGCQEGASHWLKETGCQYDMLLDSDRKMYTAFGLGASLKKVLSFSNMLLYAEYVVDNMEFPRGLPSIQDDMFQLGGDFVLDEHGRVLFSHCCQSPIDRPSVEDILSGQ